In one Culex quinquefasciatus strain JHB chromosome 2, VPISU_Cqui_1.0_pri_paternal, whole genome shotgun sequence genomic region, the following are encoded:
- the LOC6033272 gene encoding nucleosome assembly protein 1-like 1-B: MSTLPPPSQSIRLQRSQSLLRQISNLDFKINQMKRIASLPVAQRAKVAALRRNQRDLIEQQAEFHRKVHELEVDFQSRFSEPNEKRRQIVTGSYELKPEDLPTGWAAGMGDDAADQARGVPDFWLTVFSMTQVLQVMIQEKDEAVLRRLVDVRAEVRKEPEAGFDLLFEFEPNEFFNDRILKKSYLMKCCPTEDKMFAFDGFEIYNTVGQEIQWKEGADLTTKMVMDEDGQRRELMVNSFFSFFNPKKLYEKTDPELSAQFLEMDFEIGHYIKERVIPRAVSFFLGENDDDVEDFLDSLEEEAVCGVYSMDEERDPKMAELKEEA, translated from the coding sequence ATGTCCACCTTGCCGCCCCCGTCCCAATCGATCCGCCTGCAGCGCTCCCAATCGCTGCTGCGCCAAATCTCCAACCTGGACTTCAAGATCAACCAGATGAAGCGGATCGCGTCGCTTCCGGTAGCACAGCGGGCCAAGGTCGCCGCCCTGCGCCGTAACCAACGTGATCTGATCGAGCAGCAGGCCGAGTTCCACCGGAAGGTGCACGAATTGGAGGTGGACTTTCAGAGCCGGTTCAGCGAGCCGAACGAGAAGCGGCGCCAGATTGTGACCGGGTCGTACGAGTTGAAGCCGGAGGATTTGCCGACGGGGTGGGCTGCCGGGATGGGCGATGATGCGGCGGATCAGGCGCGTGGCGTGCCGGACTTTTGGCTGACCGTGTTCAGCATGACCCAGGTGCTGCAGGTTATGATCCAGGAGAAGGACGAGGCGGTTTTGCGGCGGTTGGTGGATGTGAGGGCGGAGGTTAGGAAGGAACCGGAAGCAGGGTTTGATTTGCTGTTTGAGTTCGAGCCGAATGAATTCTTTAACGATCGGATTTTGAAGAAGAGCTATTTGATGAAGTGTTGCCCGACGGAGGACAAGATGTTTGCGTTTGACGGGTTCGAGATTTACAATACCGTTGGGCAGGAGATTCAGTGGAAGGAGGGAGCGGATTTGACGACGAAAATGGTGATGGATGAGGACGGCCAGCGGCGGGAGCTGATGGTCAATAGCTTCTTCAGCTTTTTCAACCCGAAGAAGCTGTACGAGAAGACGGATCCGGAGTTGAGCGCGCAGTTTCTGGAGATGGACTTTGAGATTGGGCATTACATCAAGGAACGCGTAATTCCGAGGGCGGTCTCGTTCTTCCTCGGGGAGAATGATGACGATGTTGAGGACTTTTTGGACTCACTGGAGGAGGAAGCCGTCTGTGGAGTGTACAGCATGGATGAGGAACGAGACCCGAAGATGGCGGAGTTGAAGGAGGAAGCTTGA